The following proteins are encoded in a genomic region of Rissa tridactyla isolate bRisTri1 chromosome 5, bRisTri1.patW.cur.20221130, whole genome shotgun sequence:
- the FASTKD5 gene encoding FAST kinase domain-containing protein 5, mitochondrial isoform X3, whose translation MATVLIRRRFPRLSRVTTFSTTAKCKAESGSNKSKQKKEENPETANTRTESAATIQLLNPLDYRVSYNPSAYAKSRAASQQHTARNSGQALGDTFTSPGTAQVQHTFGTASSQALPPVRDALPKPKSKPVLEQTVSALLSVAQTKEEAEKGKTEMHNSKEDPRVFQKGRPEYRSLSYDKFEPIETLPLEESESILHSVAVCKGSQSPGTITDYFCRLSRLPVEQHAVLVSELRFNTLCHCAVKNIRLFSTSDLIDILKACVRLVVPPTHPLLNACENEFCRRVWDMNLDQLLLVADCWRCLERSVPSYLCILFSYANMHWKDLTLPQFVQLVYIIGEGRRSPVDLKQKMESMILKYLDSFTLEEVGAVCLGLFKSLSGISDHIMRKIADRVSLQMEDMSTYALVNVLKMLRYTRMDHLPVMKKLGKVIPARIPTVNIQGIMHITLTCSSLHYFDEGIMAAVAMSLPSKVTYCRSKDAAKFLWSFGCLDYEPPNEEEFYSSLIEQMHRKLHEFRKFPEHLLTGLLGLAFVKRFPEELIDYALRDEFVQKTRSSKYELKKDLFTLSKSVEIECPSYQGNRLPPQLYEEVTEMVLNFAEQEIYVRPEIVEAVSLLQSMLGGPEYVKNHMILPHTRSSDLEVHLAMDGHPIPFNLKDPIPDRKLKDIGVSLTDDLMTQLIKGRSNNQSPVEVENADRTPGQERGEEARTPRTGDRAAFSGAPLIADARLQLEPKLGRCLEALPSLTLNRQPQGVKLAIQVSNRNHYCYCSKRLLGLHCLKRRQLRQLGMRPGV comes from the exons ATGGCTACAGTGCTAATACGCCGAAGATTTCCAAGACTGAGCAGGGTGACTACATTTTCGACTACAGCCAAGTGCAAGGCCGAGAGCGGAAGCAACAAAAGTAagcaaaaaaaggaggagaacCCAGAAACAGCCAACACCAGAACCGAATCTGCAGCTACAATCCAGTTGCTGAATCCACTGGATTACAGAGTATCGTATAATCCATCTGCCTATGCCAaaagcagagctgcctcccagcagcacaCTGCTAGGAACAGTGGCCAGGCTCTCGGTGACACTTTCACCAGCCCTGGCACCGCACAGGTTCAGCATACGTTTGGTACCGCCTCTTCTCAAGCTTTGCCACCCGTCAGAGATGCCCTGCCAAAGCCCAAGTCCAAACCAGTCCTTGAGCAGACCGTCTCAGCACTGCTCTCTGTGGCACAAACcaaggaggaagcagaaaagggaaaaacagagatGCATAACTCAAAGGAGGACCCTCGTGTGTTTCAGAAGGGGAGGCCTGAATACAGATCTCTCAGCTATGACAAGTTTGAGCCGATAGAGACCCTTCCTTTAGAAGAAAGTGAATCGATTTTACACAGTGTGGCCGTATGCAAAGGCAGCCAGAGCCCAGGAACTATCACAGATTATTTTTGCAGACTGAGTCGTTTGCCAGTGGAACAACACGCAGTGTTAGTGTCCGAACTCAGGTTTAATACACTGTGTCACTGTGCTGTGAAAAACATCAGGTTGTTCAGTACTTCAGATCTCATCGATATTTTAAAGGCTTGTGTTCGTTTGGTTgttccacccacccaccctctGCTGAACGCGTGCGAGAACGAATTCTGCCGGCGGGTGTGGGACATGAACCTGgaccagctgctgctggtggctgatTGCTGGCGCTGTCTGGAGCGTAGTGTGCCTTCCTACCTGTGCATTTTGTTCAGCTATGCCAACATGCACTGGAAAGACCTCACTTTGCCCCAGTTTGTTCAGCTTGTTTATATCATAGGTGAAGGCCGGAGGTCACCTGTGGACTTGAAGCAGAAAATGGAGAGCATGATTTTGAAGTACTTGGACTCCTTCACCTTGGAGGAGGTGGGTGCTGTCTGCTTAGGGCTCTTCAAGTCCCTCAGTGGTATCTCTGACCACATCATGAGAAAAATTGCAGACAGAGTCTCCCTGCAGATGGAAGACATGAGCACTTATGCTTTGGTGAACGTGCTTAAAATGCTCCGCTATACTCGCATGGACCACTTACCTGTCATGAAGAAACTTGGGAAGGTTATTCCCGCTCGGATTCCAACAGTAAACATCCAAGGCATCATGCACATCACTCTTACCTGTTCATCCCTACACTACTTTGATGAAGGCATTATGGCTGCTGTAGCCATGTCTTTGCCTTCTAAGGTGACTTACTGCCGAAGCAAAGATGCTGCCAAGTTCTTGTGGTCGTTTGGATGCCTGGACTATGAACCTCCGAATGAGGAGGAGTTTTACTCCAGCCTGATAGAGCAGATGCATAGAAAACTCCATGAATTTAGGAAGTTTCCGGAGCATCTCCTTACTGGTTTGCTTGGCCTGGCATTTGTCAAACGCTTCCCAGAGGAGCTGATAGACTATGCTTTGAGGGATGAGTTTGTCCAGAAAACGAGAAGTAGTAAATACGAGCTCAAAAAGGACCTGTTCACCCTGAGTAAAAGCGTTGAAATTGAGTGCCCAAGCTACCAAGGCAACCGCCTTCCACCTCAGCTTTATGAAGAGGTTACCGAGATGGTTTTGAATTTTGCAGAGCAAGAAATCTATGTCAGGCCCGAAATTGTGGAAGCCGTGTCTCTTCTTCAGAGCATGTTAGGTGGCCCTGAGTATGTGAAGAACCACATGATCCTGCCTCACACGAGATCAAGTGATCTGGAGGTTCATTTAGCCATGGATGGGCATCCCATCCCTTTCAACTTAAAAGACCCTATTCCAGATAGGAAACTAAAAGACATCGGAGTTAGTCTAACAGATGACTTAATGACTCAGCTTATAAAAGGCAGATCTAATAACCAGTCTCCTGTGGAAGTGGAAAATGCAGACAGGACTCCCGGTCAGGAAAGAGGGGAAGAAGCACGAACACCACGCACCGGGGATCGTGCTGCATTTTCAGGTGCACCTCTTATTGCAGATGCCAGATTGCAACTTGAGCCTAAATTGGGGCGCTGTCTTGAAGCCCTCCCGTCTCTTACACTGAATCGGCAGCCTCAGGGGGTGAAACTGGCTATTCAGGTGTCCAACCGAAACCACTACTGCTACTGCTCCAAGCGGCTCTTGGGGCTGCACTGTTTGAAACGGCGGCAGCTGCGGCAGCTAGG GATGCGGCCTGGTGTCTGA
- the FASTKD5 gene encoding FAST kinase domain-containing protein 5, mitochondrial isoform X5, which translates to MATVLIRRRFPRLSRVTTFSTTAKCKAESGSNKSKQKKEENPETANTRTESAATIQLLNPLDYRVSYNPSAYAKSRAASQQHTARNSGQALGDTFTSPGTAQVQHTFGTASSQALPPVRDALPKPKSKPVLEQTVSALLSVAQTKEEAEKGKTEMHNSKEDPRVFQKGRPEYRSLSYDKFEPIETLPLEESESILHSVAVCKGSQSPGTITDYFCRLSRLPVEQHAVLVSELRFNTLCHCAVKNIRLFSTSDLIDILKACVRLVVPPTHPLLNACENEFCRRVWDMNLDQLLLVADCWRCLERSVPSYLCILFSYANMHWKDLTLPQFVQLVYIIGEGRRSPVDLKQKMESMILKYLDSFTLEEVGAVCLGLFKSLSGISDHIMRKIADRVSLQMEDMSTYALVNVLKMLRYTRMDHLPVMKKLGKVIPARIPTVNIQGIMHITLTCSSLHYFDEGIMAAVAMSLPSKVTYCRSKDAAKFLWSFGCLDYEPPNEEEFYSSLIEQMHRKLHEFRKFPEHLLTGLLGLAFVKRFPEELIDYALRDEFVQKTRSSKYELKKDLFTLSKSVEIECPSYQGNRLPPQLYEEVTEMVLNFAEQEIYVRPEIVEAVSLLQSMLGGPEYVKNHMILPHTRSSDLEVHLAMDGHPIPFNLKDPIPDRKLKDIGVSLTDDLMTQLIKGRSNNQSPVEVENADRTPGQERGEEARTPRTGDRAAFSGAPLIADARLQLEPKLGRCLEALPSLTLNRQPQGVKLAIQVSNRNHYCYCSKRLLGLHCLKRRQLRQLGSCA; encoded by the exons ATGGCTACAGTGCTAATACGCCGAAGATTTCCAAGACTGAGCAGGGTGACTACATTTTCGACTACAGCCAAGTGCAAGGCCGAGAGCGGAAGCAACAAAAGTAagcaaaaaaaggaggagaacCCAGAAACAGCCAACACCAGAACCGAATCTGCAGCTACAATCCAGTTGCTGAATCCACTGGATTACAGAGTATCGTATAATCCATCTGCCTATGCCAaaagcagagctgcctcccagcagcacaCTGCTAGGAACAGTGGCCAGGCTCTCGGTGACACTTTCACCAGCCCTGGCACCGCACAGGTTCAGCATACGTTTGGTACCGCCTCTTCTCAAGCTTTGCCACCCGTCAGAGATGCCCTGCCAAAGCCCAAGTCCAAACCAGTCCTTGAGCAGACCGTCTCAGCACTGCTCTCTGTGGCACAAACcaaggaggaagcagaaaagggaaaaacagagatGCATAACTCAAAGGAGGACCCTCGTGTGTTTCAGAAGGGGAGGCCTGAATACAGATCTCTCAGCTATGACAAGTTTGAGCCGATAGAGACCCTTCCTTTAGAAGAAAGTGAATCGATTTTACACAGTGTGGCCGTATGCAAAGGCAGCCAGAGCCCAGGAACTATCACAGATTATTTTTGCAGACTGAGTCGTTTGCCAGTGGAACAACACGCAGTGTTAGTGTCCGAACTCAGGTTTAATACACTGTGTCACTGTGCTGTGAAAAACATCAGGTTGTTCAGTACTTCAGATCTCATCGATATTTTAAAGGCTTGTGTTCGTTTGGTTgttccacccacccaccctctGCTGAACGCGTGCGAGAACGAATTCTGCCGGCGGGTGTGGGACATGAACCTGgaccagctgctgctggtggctgatTGCTGGCGCTGTCTGGAGCGTAGTGTGCCTTCCTACCTGTGCATTTTGTTCAGCTATGCCAACATGCACTGGAAAGACCTCACTTTGCCCCAGTTTGTTCAGCTTGTTTATATCATAGGTGAAGGCCGGAGGTCACCTGTGGACTTGAAGCAGAAAATGGAGAGCATGATTTTGAAGTACTTGGACTCCTTCACCTTGGAGGAGGTGGGTGCTGTCTGCTTAGGGCTCTTCAAGTCCCTCAGTGGTATCTCTGACCACATCATGAGAAAAATTGCAGACAGAGTCTCCCTGCAGATGGAAGACATGAGCACTTATGCTTTGGTGAACGTGCTTAAAATGCTCCGCTATACTCGCATGGACCACTTACCTGTCATGAAGAAACTTGGGAAGGTTATTCCCGCTCGGATTCCAACAGTAAACATCCAAGGCATCATGCACATCACTCTTACCTGTTCATCCCTACACTACTTTGATGAAGGCATTATGGCTGCTGTAGCCATGTCTTTGCCTTCTAAGGTGACTTACTGCCGAAGCAAAGATGCTGCCAAGTTCTTGTGGTCGTTTGGATGCCTGGACTATGAACCTCCGAATGAGGAGGAGTTTTACTCCAGCCTGATAGAGCAGATGCATAGAAAACTCCATGAATTTAGGAAGTTTCCGGAGCATCTCCTTACTGGTTTGCTTGGCCTGGCATTTGTCAAACGCTTCCCAGAGGAGCTGATAGACTATGCTTTGAGGGATGAGTTTGTCCAGAAAACGAGAAGTAGTAAATACGAGCTCAAAAAGGACCTGTTCACCCTGAGTAAAAGCGTTGAAATTGAGTGCCCAAGCTACCAAGGCAACCGCCTTCCACCTCAGCTTTATGAAGAGGTTACCGAGATGGTTTTGAATTTTGCAGAGCAAGAAATCTATGTCAGGCCCGAAATTGTGGAAGCCGTGTCTCTTCTTCAGAGCATGTTAGGTGGCCCTGAGTATGTGAAGAACCACATGATCCTGCCTCACACGAGATCAAGTGATCTGGAGGTTCATTTAGCCATGGATGGGCATCCCATCCCTTTCAACTTAAAAGACCCTATTCCAGATAGGAAACTAAAAGACATCGGAGTTAGTCTAACAGATGACTTAATGACTCAGCTTATAAAAGGCAGATCTAATAACCAGTCTCCTGTGGAAGTGGAAAATGCAGACAGGACTCCCGGTCAGGAAAGAGGGGAAGAAGCACGAACACCACGCACCGGGGATCGTGCTGCATTTTCAGGTGCACCTCTTATTGCAGATGCCAGATTGCAACTTGAGCCTAAATTGGGGCGCTGTCTTGAAGCCCTCCCGTCTCTTACACTGAATCGGCAGCCTCAGGGGGTGAAACTGGCTATTCAGGTGTCCAACCGAAACCACTACTGCTACTGCTCCAAGCGGCTCTTGGGGCTGCACTGTTTGAAACGGCGGCAGCTGCGGCAGCTAGG GAGCTGTGCATGA
- the FASTKD5 gene encoding FAST kinase domain-containing protein 5, mitochondrial isoform X1 — translation MATVLIRRRFPRLSRVTTFSTTAKCKAESGSNKSKQKKEENPETANTRTESAATIQLLNPLDYRVSYNPSAYAKSRAASQQHTARNSGQALGDTFTSPGTAQVQHTFGTASSQALPPVRDALPKPKSKPVLEQTVSALLSVAQTKEEAEKGKTEMHNSKEDPRVFQKGRPEYRSLSYDKFEPIETLPLEESESILHSVAVCKGSQSPGTITDYFCRLSRLPVEQHAVLVSELRFNTLCHCAVKNIRLFSTSDLIDILKACVRLVVPPTHPLLNACENEFCRRVWDMNLDQLLLVADCWRCLERSVPSYLCILFSYANMHWKDLTLPQFVQLVYIIGEGRRSPVDLKQKMESMILKYLDSFTLEEVGAVCLGLFKSLSGISDHIMRKIADRVSLQMEDMSTYALVNVLKMLRYTRMDHLPVMKKLGKVIPARIPTVNIQGIMHITLTCSSLHYFDEGIMAAVAMSLPSKVTYCRSKDAAKFLWSFGCLDYEPPNEEEFYSSLIEQMHRKLHEFRKFPEHLLTGLLGLAFVKRFPEELIDYALRDEFVQKTRSSKYELKKDLFTLSKSVEIECPSYQGNRLPPQLYEEVTEMVLNFAEQEIYVRPEIVEAVSLLQSMLGGPEYVKNHMILPHTRSSDLEVHLAMDGHPIPFNLKDPIPDRKLKDIGVSLTDDLMTQLIKGRSNNQSPVEVENADRTPGQERGEEARTPRTGDRAAFSGAPLIADARLQLEPKLGRCLEALPSLTLNRQPQGVKLAIQVSNRNHYCYCSKRLLGLHCLKRRQLRQLGYVVVELPFWEWFPLLKRTRLEKLSYLHYKVFDPALLSRAG, via the coding sequence ATGGCTACAGTGCTAATACGCCGAAGATTTCCAAGACTGAGCAGGGTGACTACATTTTCGACTACAGCCAAGTGCAAGGCCGAGAGCGGAAGCAACAAAAGTAagcaaaaaaaggaggagaacCCAGAAACAGCCAACACCAGAACCGAATCTGCAGCTACAATCCAGTTGCTGAATCCACTGGATTACAGAGTATCGTATAATCCATCTGCCTATGCCAaaagcagagctgcctcccagcagcacaCTGCTAGGAACAGTGGCCAGGCTCTCGGTGACACTTTCACCAGCCCTGGCACCGCACAGGTTCAGCATACGTTTGGTACCGCCTCTTCTCAAGCTTTGCCACCCGTCAGAGATGCCCTGCCAAAGCCCAAGTCCAAACCAGTCCTTGAGCAGACCGTCTCAGCACTGCTCTCTGTGGCACAAACcaaggaggaagcagaaaagggaaaaacagagatGCATAACTCAAAGGAGGACCCTCGTGTGTTTCAGAAGGGGAGGCCTGAATACAGATCTCTCAGCTATGACAAGTTTGAGCCGATAGAGACCCTTCCTTTAGAAGAAAGTGAATCGATTTTACACAGTGTGGCCGTATGCAAAGGCAGCCAGAGCCCAGGAACTATCACAGATTATTTTTGCAGACTGAGTCGTTTGCCAGTGGAACAACACGCAGTGTTAGTGTCCGAACTCAGGTTTAATACACTGTGTCACTGTGCTGTGAAAAACATCAGGTTGTTCAGTACTTCAGATCTCATCGATATTTTAAAGGCTTGTGTTCGTTTGGTTgttccacccacccaccctctGCTGAACGCGTGCGAGAACGAATTCTGCCGGCGGGTGTGGGACATGAACCTGgaccagctgctgctggtggctgatTGCTGGCGCTGTCTGGAGCGTAGTGTGCCTTCCTACCTGTGCATTTTGTTCAGCTATGCCAACATGCACTGGAAAGACCTCACTTTGCCCCAGTTTGTTCAGCTTGTTTATATCATAGGTGAAGGCCGGAGGTCACCTGTGGACTTGAAGCAGAAAATGGAGAGCATGATTTTGAAGTACTTGGACTCCTTCACCTTGGAGGAGGTGGGTGCTGTCTGCTTAGGGCTCTTCAAGTCCCTCAGTGGTATCTCTGACCACATCATGAGAAAAATTGCAGACAGAGTCTCCCTGCAGATGGAAGACATGAGCACTTATGCTTTGGTGAACGTGCTTAAAATGCTCCGCTATACTCGCATGGACCACTTACCTGTCATGAAGAAACTTGGGAAGGTTATTCCCGCTCGGATTCCAACAGTAAACATCCAAGGCATCATGCACATCACTCTTACCTGTTCATCCCTACACTACTTTGATGAAGGCATTATGGCTGCTGTAGCCATGTCTTTGCCTTCTAAGGTGACTTACTGCCGAAGCAAAGATGCTGCCAAGTTCTTGTGGTCGTTTGGATGCCTGGACTATGAACCTCCGAATGAGGAGGAGTTTTACTCCAGCCTGATAGAGCAGATGCATAGAAAACTCCATGAATTTAGGAAGTTTCCGGAGCATCTCCTTACTGGTTTGCTTGGCCTGGCATTTGTCAAACGCTTCCCAGAGGAGCTGATAGACTATGCTTTGAGGGATGAGTTTGTCCAGAAAACGAGAAGTAGTAAATACGAGCTCAAAAAGGACCTGTTCACCCTGAGTAAAAGCGTTGAAATTGAGTGCCCAAGCTACCAAGGCAACCGCCTTCCACCTCAGCTTTATGAAGAGGTTACCGAGATGGTTTTGAATTTTGCAGAGCAAGAAATCTATGTCAGGCCCGAAATTGTGGAAGCCGTGTCTCTTCTTCAGAGCATGTTAGGTGGCCCTGAGTATGTGAAGAACCACATGATCCTGCCTCACACGAGATCAAGTGATCTGGAGGTTCATTTAGCCATGGATGGGCATCCCATCCCTTTCAACTTAAAAGACCCTATTCCAGATAGGAAACTAAAAGACATCGGAGTTAGTCTAACAGATGACTTAATGACTCAGCTTATAAAAGGCAGATCTAATAACCAGTCTCCTGTGGAAGTGGAAAATGCAGACAGGACTCCCGGTCAGGAAAGAGGGGAAGAAGCACGAACACCACGCACCGGGGATCGTGCTGCATTTTCAGGTGCACCTCTTATTGCAGATGCCAGATTGCAACTTGAGCCTAAATTGGGGCGCTGTCTTGAAGCCCTCCCGTCTCTTACACTGAATCGGCAGCCTCAGGGGGTGAAACTGGCTATTCAGGTGTCCAACCGAAACCACTACTGCTACTGCTCCAAGCGGCTCTTGGGGCTGCACTGTTTGAAACGGCGGCAGCTGCGGCAGCTAGGGTATGTGGTGGTTGAGCTTCCCTTCTGGGAGTGGTTTCCTCTGCTCAAACGCACACGTTTGGAGAAACTGAGCTACCTCCATTACAAAGTATTCGACCCAGCTCTGCTTAGCAGGGCTGGCTAG